The DNA window tttcatcaatggcacactatcgtaagctttctggagatccacaaacactagatgtaattcctggccaactcccttctttttctcgatgacgtggatgatggtaaataagtgatcaatcgttgaccgaccggctctgaaacctgcttgctcttccgcttcatgttctttccactcctcttcgatttttgctttcaggatttttccatacactttgcttagggtacctgcaaccgacagtcctctatagttatcacactcatcttttctacccttcttcttgtatataggtgacacccaagactctttccattctgtcggtacctttccaccgtccaagcaatcttgcatcaggtatctcaaccgttgaaacagcttgcaggttccacacttgatcaactcagcaggAATATTTCCCGGGCCCGGAGCTTTATCGTACAACAGCCCatacatacatttttaaaagtatatGCACGAAAAAGAGTTGTTCATACAGAATGTTCttattagactacattttgcactgaagaaccgatatttttagctcattttaaaCCTAACATATATGCCACCAGTCTCTCATGTAGATAGATGCTCTTGTATGGATGagccaattgcaaaatgtagtccaatcattGTTCCGTCAAACTTTAAGTGGAAGAGGGGGAATAAGTTAatattaattcaaaattttctgaatatgTACTGACGTGGAAGAAGACAGGCGCATATAATGGTCCATGTTAAATTTATGTAAAAGTGGCTGTTACAGCGCTCTCTGGTTctctgcgacacccagccgCCAAAATCTCCAAACCTCCCAAAGCGCTTccgggagttggcactccctcatttcttctaaaaccctcTGTCGCCCCTCTTTCACGGGGCATCCTTTTCGTCTCTTCCCAGGAGGAGCTCAATCAAGCATAGGTGAGACTGGACTGGAACAGGGTGGCAAAACATGCATGAAAAACataatcatgaaatttcagaaaattatgaacgatattgaaaaatactggtTCCTTTTGATGTTCCGCAAAATGTGAAGATTgtgacttttttctatttttgtttgtttgagtTCGGGTTtcatactctagcccctaaaatatatgaaatatttcacagcctcgtgaaatctcatgaaatttcctatctttcatttctttcttacgtttcatgccaccctggacTGGAAACCTGGACTGGTGGAACTGGTGCATgttgaaacttttaaatttgCCACCTTTCACCCTCTTTGTCTTGCAAAAAAATACCATACGATATGTTTTTGGAACTACCCTTTGATTATCAGGCGGTCCTGCTTGTTGCAGATTCAGAGACCTCCTCAGAAAGCGACAAGAAAGCGGTGCCTCGTCTATCGGTCAAGTCGTTGGAGCTGCCGGAAAAATGCGCGGGTCTCATACCGAAAGGACGCGACTGCCCGCGACGGAGCCGGAACCTGATTGCCTGGAGGCGAGTAGGCCCCAGGGGTAGACCCGATACGGCGCCGTTGTCGTCAGCGGTGCCAATGACGTCATCGACGCCGGGCGCAATCGCTGCGACGGCGCCGACCATCAACGGACTTCTGGACGCCTTCCTCTTGGACTGTGCGCAGCTTTCTCTCTCGCCGAGGTACGAGCCGGCCAACAACCCCATTGACTGTGTCCCCGAAAATAAATTAAGGATAGATTTGAATCAATGAAATCTATGCATCTGAGGAGTGGagagcggcgcacagtggatcgaaccaatgggagaggtcgtacatgaattggactgcattttgcaatttggaactataaattctggcttctctgaaaaaacacttatgtgcatagggaaactataagcacatacgttgtttttaaaccgggccagactttatagttccaaattgcaaaatgcagttcagttggaccacgttaaacagaaaggaaccaagccacatgagctatCGCGAAATCtaattgggcactttaattttttacatggaaacggctgtgcggattttcgtgcaaatttcagtgaattttctccatggtgcgaagcaaattccttaaaattttcaaaggaattcgcaataacgttctctcgtaaaaaaaaataaagtgcccaactaaatttggcaatatctgatgtggcttggttcctttctcttaaacgcggtccaatgaTTTACTGACTAAGACTGCAAATCTGGATCCTCACTTCGTGGGATTTTAAAGTTCGAGGGGTGCTTCCTCCAGTAAAttctacgagaaaaccaatgagaaCCAATGCTTTGAAGACCTCTACGTTTTGTAataatggagttatgagctctTAAAGGTTTAAATTTTGCCCGACTTCTCTCGTTGACTTGTTCTATTGTGTGGCGTTGAGATAAGCATGCACCAACGACGTGTGCGACACACTGACAACGTCTTGGTGCAACTTTTCGTGTTCgggggatgtccgtgttgcatgcactcataattgaaggcgaaacggGAATCTTTTCCAGGGAGATGTGTAAATGCAGCACCTTTACACGCTGCAATAAGTCAGAGGTGTACCGAGAGGCGTATTCTTTACTCACATGATGAGAATATCTCATACGTGATTCGTGAAGGTGGGATTTGCGCATTGCTGCTCGGAACAAAAAAAACCGCCTTCATATTGTTGTATATACATCACGCACATCCTctgaggttgtatagttgtatttCATACTTTGCTATAGACGATGTTGGTGTTACGTCACAAAAAAGCAATGTACATCGATTAATTCCATTTGGTAACATTCAAAGGCATTGTTATCGGATAAACCTAATTCGATGTATTGGAGAATCGACTGTGGTCTTAGGTGGAGGCACCTCACATTGTTCTAATTGAAATGTAACGATCTTGCTATATGCCGCAGTTTCTCtcgttttatttgtttttttgtgtttttttttcattttttgagcaCTCTTATATACTTTTtaccatttttaacattttcataaaatgaCTCTATTGCTTTAATGTCTTGTGATGGAAGTCAATGATCTAGAAAATATGTTTATCGCTCAATCAAGAGTGCTTGGAGAAATGCCACCAACAACGAAGAATCAATTTAACCCTGAGATACCTACATAATGCACATTTTACGATGAGAGAGGATTGGGAACGTACTGAACATCATGCAACGTTCCAAAAAGCTTGAAGTTGTTCATCCGTCGACTGGAAATGTTGTGTAGTGCGGATACTGGAAACTTCTTCAAAATTGTGGCCTCTTTTACGCAAGAAATAATATAAGGGGAATATTTGATTGAATTTGCAAGAGGATGCCAACAATTTTCCCAACGTGTTATggcattttaaaacatttgaattCCTATTCTCTCTCGCTCTTTATTTGTGTCGTACGTCACTCTACTCCTTCACAAGAATAAAAACGAAGAACTCCTtatgaaggctctgtacatgcaattttgatagaatatgtagacatgcatcgagtttcaggtacacttgccccatgattgttgtccgttgaacgaaaatccaaccaaatgtcaatttccctttagctgcttgaacgttctaacaataatcctacatttttggataggataattttcggtgacaatactttagtgtacggctacgatatagagacgaaactccaatcgccCTTGTGGGTTggaaaatgtagtgcaagaccgaaaaaagagagacaagttcggtcaaacataaaaatcgcaaaacacccttgaggttgccttacttcaagccacataccaacgaagctaattaagatttttcaaatttgtgaacgtagtgttcttaaatatattttcagctatcagaaaagctcaagaaaacgtaatttggacgcattggaggctagttatgaccaaaatccggtttctaatctaacagacctcgtatattAGAAAAAGTATCATTATTCTGATCAATGTTACATGTTTGTATAGTTGTACAGAGAagcaaaatttgataaaatattttttcagagttttatTATAATTAGTATGTGTATTACTCACCTTAGCTATGTATTGTCCTCCTTTCTAAATACTCATTCATTCATAGAGACATTCAACATTTAAGAAATGTATCATTGTATGgtgaatgaataaattaaaatttttcatcactCCAAATTGTAAGTAACCGGTCTTGATATGTCATTTTGAACTGCAATTTCATATTtactcttttattaattttctcatCGCTGGAATaggttttcaaaaatgttatctATATGTGAATGGCCTGCAACCAAATTTCACCGAGGTAAGTGCGCATATGATGAAACCTCTTATGCGATTTGAATTATCGTCATTTAAAACCAAATCTCACTAGCATATGGTCttcaaagctaaaaataataatggcTAATAACAAATAACATAACCAAAGATAGACGAACTAATCATAACAAAGAAAAATCTTGATATAGAAAATAAGTAATATAATAAGATTAAAGGAATTAATTTTATTAGAGtagataaaatataaaatctaATTCATTCGAGTTTTCCACAAattaaaatcaaccaaaaatggAAAGGAAATATACCCATTTTAACCTCGAGTCGATTTTTTTGTCCTGGTCCGCCGCCCTCTGcggctgtttttttttctttttttgttaaatttgtgACTTTTCctgttgataaaaaaatccgtaTTCTATTTTCAAGGTCGAAATAGCaacttttacttaaaaatttaccGAGGAtacttaacaaaaaaaaaattgaattttgcatGGTTGTCAATAGAAGACAATATTAAGAATATAGTTTTGTTAGTTTCGTTGCCCAATTTAATGGTGGCGATGCAGAGGCAGAATTTTcctttgtttgaaatttattttaccGCGTGGCTGCGTCCCCGGTCTCGAACCTGTGAGAGTCCCCAGGGCAAGTCCACGCGGAGGGTCAAGGGACATTATTTTTCTGTAAAGACACTTTAACATCCTCAACTGACTTGTGACCTAACCGCCCTCAGCCTTTGATGGATAAATGGGCTCCCTTTTCTGCCGTTGATTTCGAAAAAGTAACTTAATCGTGTGTTTAGCTTTTCCAACGGAGGCTCTGCAGGAGAATACTAGTGACTGTCATTgaagtggcgtgctttgcgatgtatcgattgacctgccatttaaacccatggaaaaggatcgacaggcaaggtgtttgcaacgaacaccttaataatcgaatctttaccatagcttcaaatgggaagtatcgattatcgatcattcacgcctccccACGGGTGACTGTTATCCGTATATATGTGGCCATCTACTGGAAAAAGGGCCTTCCCACGATGAGGTAAAATTTCGGGAGGagtgatttttttcatgttaaatCCATAAGTTATTTCCATTTAAGACCAGTTTGAAATTCTTTCGAAAAACTATCTAAATTTcctatgaacatttttttgagTAGATGGTTCATTCTTGCACCAAAAGATGGCGTAAAGTCGCATTAATTTTTGTGCTTTGAATgaacgtgcactggaaaaaaaacacattggatctagagtccagactcttgaaaacattgacaagaaaatggactcttgattcaatcagatttaagcttaaatcaaaaggaaatccgctcaaattaagaggcttggttcttgatttaagcttaaatctgattgaatcaagagtattttttcttgtcgatgattttaagagtctggactttagatccaatgtgtttttttttccagtgtggtagaGACAAGTCAGAATTTCATACAGCCGATGATGATATAAATCGCACTCAATACTGTCATGAGAATTTCATGTCCTTAATTATAAAGGTATGGATAAATAATTGAATGCAGCTGTCGCAAGATTTGCATATCCTCATTTTTGAAGGCATACTCATCATCGCCTCAAGGTGCGCTGCAAGATGTCCATCattatttcatcattttccagGAAAAAGATCAGAAGTGTCAGGCAACGTTCCGAAATTGTTCGAGTCATTTCTTCTCTTACGGAAGGAACGTAGGACTTCGATAATTTTACTTAACTTCTTTGGtgccaaaaatatttatttgcaaAGTCAAACAATTTCTGGTTACGAATTTTCAGGTCATACCGGAATcggaaggagaaaataaattttactagTGATGCCCGGTTTTACAATGACAAATTCGTAGAAAATCATTATCTCGTTAGTGGTTTTCTTCTATTTATCGAGTTTGACATGAGCAGGTTTTACAG is part of the Bemisia tabaci chromosome 1, PGI_BMITA_v3 genome and encodes:
- the LOC140225398 gene encoding uncharacterized protein, with the protein product MNPSPKLSSLSSNPDVVQILYPPLEVRVCRMSLSERPRDQQTYKQNFSQPTLRPKKTSPKPKRKRLKAPKEKLRKEPVQLPVIGGVPETMQRNLSAQIQPLMAVLMSPRPQSASTSSYDSETSSESDKKAVPRLSVKSLELPEKCAGLIPKGRDCPRRSRNLIAWRRVGPRGRPDTAPLSSAVPMTSSTPGAIAATAPTINGLLDAFLLDCAQLSLSPRYEPANNPIDCVPENKLRIDLNQ